The Haloterrigena salifodinae genome window below encodes:
- a CDS encoding EamA family transporter, which yields MGFIGMDSGILFGLITMTSWGIWIILGNGASESIDPRTAAAITYLVAGLLALGSIVVSDASIAVTARGGLLAGAAGLFAGIGLISMYIGFSQASTTLVSTLGAMYFVVAAVLGIVVLGDEVTITRFAGIAFACLSIVLITR from the coding sequence ATGGGATTTATAGGAATGGATTCGGGAATTTTGTTCGGCTTAATTACAATGACGTCGTGGGGGATTTGGATAATCTTAGGCAACGGTGCATCAGAGTCCATCGATCCGAGGACTGCCGCCGCGATTACGTATCTCGTAGCGGGTCTTCTCGCACTTGGGTCGATCGTCGTTTCAGATGCCTCGATCGCCGTTACTGCGAGAGGAGGGTTGCTTGCTGGCGCGGCTGGATTGTTCGCTGGAATCGGCCTCATTTCGATGTATATCGGATTCTCCCAAGCGTCAACGACACTGGTCTCTACTCTCGGTGCCATGTACTTCGTCGTCGCGGCTGTCCTCGGTATCGTCGTTCTCGGAGACGAGGTTACGATAACGAGATTTGCTGGAATCGCGTTCGCATGTCTCAGTATCGTCTTAATCACTCGATAG
- a CDS encoding CobW family GTP-binding protein encodes MPYGMVTSSSEIPITVISGPLGAGKTTLVNRLLNNPGERRIAVIVNDMGEVNVDAELIADETEEGVVDLSNGCICCRLQDDLVAQATRLAEERSFDYLVVEASGISEPVPIARALTEGTNEDSLPDRFRLDTTVSVVDAYGFWKAFDSEESLPDAAPDPERPLTEVLVDQIEFCDVLLLNKCDMVPDDARESIETAIRKLQPRATLHRTTYSDVDPSAVLNTGSFDFEAARRQQGWKRALSGEAANEHPGHDHGDDAVSAAEAHGVESFVYRRERPFHPERFDAWLDDWDGKIIRAKGFAWVASRPETVLGVSQAGPSVQAGPIGEWGDDDPATRLVFIGSDLDEAAVTDELDDCLAASDEQTEAYATDPFPRGSA; translated from the coding sequence ATGCCATACGGAATGGTCACGTCTTCATCGGAGATTCCGATCACCGTTATCAGTGGACCGCTGGGTGCGGGTAAAACGACGCTGGTCAACCGACTGCTGAACAACCCCGGCGAGAGGCGAATCGCCGTCATCGTCAACGACATGGGCGAGGTCAACGTCGACGCGGAGTTGATCGCTGACGAGACGGAAGAAGGTGTCGTCGACCTCTCGAACGGGTGTATCTGCTGTCGGCTCCAGGACGACCTCGTCGCTCAAGCGACGCGGTTGGCTGAGGAGCGTTCGTTCGACTACCTCGTCGTCGAGGCGTCGGGAATCAGCGAACCGGTTCCCATCGCTCGTGCGCTCACGGAGGGGACAAACGAAGACAGCCTTCCGGACCGGTTCCGCCTCGATACGACAGTTTCGGTCGTCGACGCTTACGGGTTCTGGAAAGCGTTCGATTCCGAAGAATCCCTCCCGGATGCTGCCCCGGACCCGGAGCGCCCGCTAACCGAGGTGTTAGTAGACCAGATCGAGTTCTGCGACGTGTTGCTGCTGAACAAATGCGATATGGTTCCCGATGATGCGCGGGAGTCTATCGAGACTGCCATCCGTAAACTCCAGCCGCGTGCGACGCTTCATCGAACGACGTACAGCGATGTCGACCCGAGTGCCGTTCTTAATACTGGATCGTTCGACTTCGAAGCGGCACGGCGGCAACAAGGCTGGAAGCGAGCGCTGTCCGGAGAAGCAGCAAACGAGCATCCGGGTCACGACCACGGTGACGATGCCGTTTCGGCGGCTGAGGCACACGGCGTCGAGTCGTTCGTCTATCGGCGAGAGCGTCCCTTCCATCCCGAGCGGTTCGACGCGTGGCTCGACGACTGGGACGGCAAGATTATCCGCGCGAAAGGGTTCGCGTGGGTCGCGAGTCGCCCGGAGACGGTTCTCGGGGTGAGTCAGGCCGGTCCGTCCGTCCAGGCTGGCCCGATCGGCGAGTGGGGAGACGACGACCCGGCGACACGGTTAGTGTTCATCGGTAGCGACCTCGACGAAGCGGCCGTGACCGACGAACTCGACGACTGTCTAGCTGCGTCCGACGAACAGACCGAAGCGTACGCTACCGATCCCTTCCCCCGCGGATCTGCTTGA
- a CDS encoding glutathione-independent formaldehyde dehydrogenase, producing the protein MNAVVYKGEREVAVEEVEQPQIEHPNDVVIDITTTCICGSDLHMYEGRTAAESGIVFGHENMGVVTEVGDAVSSLEVGDRVVAPFNVACGFCENCENGYTGFCTNVNPGFAGGAYGYVAMGPYQGGQAEQLRIPYADFNALKLPDGDEHEDSFALLADIFPTGWHGTELANLQSGDSVAIYGAGPVGLMAAYSAKLKGAAEIYVVDRVPSRLELAEEHCDATPINFEEGDPVEQIKDVHGGGVDKGVDAVGYQAIDPDKEGDGAYDPARENPAVVINNLIRTVRPTGELGIPGLYVPDDPGAPDDMAAQGRLGIDFGLLFEKGQALGTGQCNVKEYNRELRDMIIEGRADPSWVVSHRVGLEDAPEMYEKFDNREEGVTKVLLEP; encoded by the coding sequence ATGAATGCCGTCGTTTACAAAGGCGAACGCGAGGTTGCGGTCGAAGAAGTCGAGCAACCCCAGATCGAACACCCGAACGACGTCGTGATCGACATCACGACGACGTGCATCTGCGGGTCCGACCTCCACATGTACGAAGGGCGGACGGCCGCAGAGTCGGGGATCGTGTTCGGGCACGAGAACATGGGGGTCGTGACCGAGGTCGGCGACGCGGTGAGTTCCCTCGAGGTGGGCGACCGCGTCGTCGCGCCGTTCAACGTCGCCTGTGGCTTCTGTGAGAACTGCGAGAACGGCTACACGGGCTTCTGTACGAACGTCAATCCCGGATTCGCCGGCGGCGCGTACGGGTACGTCGCGATGGGGCCGTACCAGGGCGGTCAGGCTGAGCAACTCCGCATTCCGTACGCGGACTTCAACGCGCTCAAACTGCCCGACGGAGACGAACACGAGGACTCGTTTGCACTGCTCGCGGACATCTTCCCGACCGGCTGGCACGGCACGGAGCTCGCCAACCTCCAGTCCGGTGACTCCGTCGCAATCTACGGTGCCGGGCCGGTGGGCCTGATGGCGGCCTACAGCGCGAAGCTCAAGGGTGCCGCGGAGATTTACGTCGTCGACCGCGTTCCCAGCCGCCTCGAATTAGCTGAGGAACACTGCGACGCGACGCCGATCAACTTCGAGGAGGGAGATCCGGTCGAACAGATCAAGGACGTCCATGGCGGGGGCGTCGATAAGGGCGTCGACGCCGTCGGATACCAGGCTATCGACCCGGATAAGGAAGGCGACGGCGCGTACGACCCCGCTCGCGAGAACCCGGCTGTTGTCATCAACAATCTCATCCGGACGGTCCGCCCGACCGGTGAACTTGGGATTCCGGGACTGTACGTCCCCGATGACCCCGGTGCACCGGACGACATGGCCGCACAGGGACGTCTCGGCATCGACTTTGGCCTCCTCTTCGAGAAGGGGCAGGCGCTCGGTACCGGCCAGTGCAACGTCAAGGAGTACAACCGCGAACTCCGCGACATGATCATCGAAGGGCGCGCCGATCCCAGCTGGGTCGTCTCCCACCGCGTCGGCCTAGAGGACGCACCGGAGATGTACGAGAAATTCGACAACCGTGAGGAAGGCGTCACGAAGGTCCTGCTGGAACCGTAA
- a CDS encoding aldehyde ferredoxin oxidoreductase family protein, whose product MTDIGGFQDHVARIDLGNDNIAYEGIDEEDAKKYIGARGLGVKYVFEQGPDVDPLGPDNLLAFMNGPLSGTQVTMSGRIAVCTKSPLTGTVTDSHHGGWSGARLKWAGFDGLLFEGQADDPVYAYIEDGTIELRDASHLWGKGVHETCETIEDEVEGAYGKNLSIMAIGPGGENEVRYACIMNEDDRASGRGGTGCVMGNKRLKAIVIKSSTEMPQPADSETFREGHQQAMKAITESDVTAPNEGGLSMYGTNVLMNLTEEMDGHPTKNGRYTSAISYNDHETDRPKDLDAERISGENVRENILVDEPTCHSCPVACKKEVEVDVMHKGEELNVRMESFEYESAWALGTNSANDDRDRIAVMIDRCNDMGLDTIEIGNIMAMAMDATEKGYLDDVDDGLDWGDAETMIEMIKRVARREDDLADLLARGQARMADEIDAHDCRLDVKGQSIAAYDPRCMKGMGIGYATSNRGACHLRGYTPAAEILGIPEKVDPYEYEGKGELTAQFQDLHAISDSFDICKFNAFAEGIEEYVTQFNGMTGLEYTEEDLLECGERIYNLERYYNNLVGFDGDDDSLPEVFLEEGETPGQGASEGEYCELEEMKDEYYDHRGWVDGVVPDEKLDDLEIEIGPGTGISDGGSGAAILSDD is encoded by the coding sequence ATGACTGATATCGGCGGCTTTCAGGATCACGTTGCACGGATCGATCTCGGAAACGACAACATCGCGTACGAAGGGATCGACGAGGAGGACGCGAAGAAGTACATCGGAGCGCGCGGCCTCGGTGTGAAATACGTCTTCGAACAGGGACCGGACGTCGATCCGCTCGGTCCCGACAATCTACTGGCGTTCATGAACGGCCCACTGTCGGGGACGCAGGTGACGATGAGCGGCCGAATCGCCGTCTGTACGAAGTCGCCCCTGACCGGTACCGTTACCGACAGTCACCACGGCGGCTGGTCGGGCGCTCGCCTGAAGTGGGCCGGCTTCGACGGGCTTCTGTTCGAAGGGCAGGCCGACGACCCCGTCTACGCCTACATCGAAGACGGCACGATCGAGCTCCGAGACGCCTCCCACCTCTGGGGGAAAGGAGTCCACGAGACCTGCGAAACGATCGAGGACGAGGTCGAGGGCGCCTATGGCAAGAATCTCTCGATCATGGCGATCGGTCCCGGGGGCGAGAACGAGGTCCGATACGCCTGTATCATGAACGAAGACGACCGAGCCTCTGGTCGCGGTGGTACCGGTTGCGTGATGGGCAACAAACGGCTGAAGGCGATCGTCATCAAGTCGAGTACCGAGATGCCACAGCCCGCGGATTCGGAAACGTTCCGCGAGGGACACCAACAGGCGATGAAGGCGATCACCGAGTCGGACGTCACTGCGCCCAACGAGGGTGGTCTCTCGATGTACGGGACCAACGTCCTCATGAACCTCACTGAAGAGATGGATGGCCATCCGACCAAGAACGGCCGATACACCTCCGCGATCTCGTACAACGACCACGAGACGGACCGACCGAAGGATCTCGACGCCGAGCGTATCAGCGGCGAGAACGTCCGCGAGAATATCCTCGTCGACGAACCCACCTGTCACTCCTGCCCGGTCGCCTGCAAGAAGGAGGTCGAAGTCGACGTGATGCACAAGGGAGAAGAGCTGAACGTCCGGATGGAGTCCTTCGAGTACGAGTCCGCCTGGGCGCTCGGGACGAACTCCGCCAACGACGATCGAGACAGGATCGCCGTGATGATCGATCGCTGTAACGACATGGGCCTCGACACCATCGAGATAGGCAACATCATGGCGATGGCTATGGACGCGACCGAAAAGGGCTATCTCGACGACGTAGACGACGGACTCGACTGGGGCGATGCAGAGACGATGATCGAGATGATCAAACGGGTCGCTCGTCGCGAGGACGACCTCGCCGACCTCCTTGCGCGAGGCCAAGCGCGGATGGCCGACGAAATCGACGCTCACGACTGCCGACTCGACGTGAAAGGCCAGTCCATCGCCGCGTACGACCCCCGCTGTATGAAGGGGATGGGGATCGGCTACGCGACCTCGAACCGCGGAGCTTGTCACCTGCGGGGCTACACGCCCGCCGCGGAGATCCTGGGCATCCCCGAGAAGGTCGATCCCTACGAGTACGAAGGGAAAGGCGAACTCACCGCTCAGTTCCAGGACCTCCACGCGATCAGCGACTCGTTCGACATCTGCAAGTTCAACGCGTTCGCCGAAGGCATCGAAGAGTACGTTACCCAGTTCAACGGGATGACCGGGCTAGAGTACACCGAGGAAGACCTGCTCGAGTGCGGCGAACGAATCTATAACCTCGAGCGCTACTACAACAACCTCGTCGGCTTCGACGGCGACGACGACTCGCTGCCCGAGGTGTTCCTCGAAGAAGGCGAGACGCCGGGTCAGGGCGCTTCGGAGGGCGAGTACTGCGAACTCGAGGAGATGAAAGACGAGTACTACGACCACCGCGGCTGGGTTGACGGCGTCGTCCCCGACGAGAAACTCGACGACCTCGAAATCGAGATCGGTCCCGGTACCGGTATCAGCGACGGCGGAAGCGGAGCAGCGATTCTGTCCGACGACTGA
- a CDS encoding HalOD1 output domain-containing protein → MSSAVDSAADRPTHHLHHDWSGEEWASDRIVQAIAEYENEHPEDLPPLSGSINPEAIDSAFESTDGNAGKAGCITFSYYGYTVLVQSTGQILIKKS, encoded by the coding sequence ATGAGTAGTGCCGTAGACTCGGCGGCCGACCGACCGACGCATCACTTACACCACGACTGGTCCGGGGAGGAGTGGGCGAGTGATCGTATCGTGCAGGCGATTGCGGAGTACGAAAACGAGCATCCGGAGGATCTCCCGCCGCTGAGCGGCAGTATTAATCCAGAGGCGATCGATTCGGCATTTGAATCCACCGACGGGAACGCCGGTAAGGCCGGGTGTATCACCTTCTCCTACTACGGCTACACCGTTCTCGTGCAGAGCACTGGACAGATTCTTATCAAGAAGAGCTGA
- a CDS encoding helix-turn-helix domain-containing protein → MPITVKAYAEHDELALVPTLRSVDGIEIEVITQANTDPDSDVFPFLIRYDDRDELERHLDSDPTVDSYELIDANDDTFIYYIEHPDGTILLSPILTEVNGFMLRTETRRRGWFVQLQLPDREALNTIWKFAEECGMMFEIIEIHGSTGAKEDVLFGLTDEQIEALQTAYKCGYFNEPRDTALSGVADEVGVSSTAMSGRLRRGMRNLISATLMDEDLD, encoded by the coding sequence ATGCCTATCACCGTAAAAGCCTACGCCGAACACGACGAACTCGCTCTGGTCCCGACATTACGGAGTGTAGATGGTATCGAGATCGAAGTAATAACGCAGGCGAACACCGACCCGGATTCGGACGTTTTTCCGTTTCTCATCAGGTACGACGACCGCGACGAACTGGAGCGTCACCTCGATTCTGATCCGACCGTCGACAGTTACGAACTCATCGATGCGAACGACGACACGTTCATCTACTATATCGAACATCCGGACGGAACGATATTACTGAGTCCGATCCTCACGGAAGTGAACGGGTTCATGTTACGGACGGAAACCAGACGCCGCGGATGGTTTGTCCAGTTACAGCTCCCGGACCGAGAAGCGCTCAATACGATCTGGAAGTTTGCCGAAGAGTGTGGGATGATGTTCGAAATCATCGAGATACACGGGAGCACGGGGGCCAAAGAGGACGTTTTGTTCGGACTGACGGACGAACAGATCGAAGCACTGCAAACGGCGTACAAGTGCGGATATTTCAACGAGCCACGAGACACGGCCCTCAGCGGTGTTGCCGACGAAGTCGGCGTCTCCTCGACCGCGATGAGCGGTCGGCTTCGACGCGGGATGCGGAACCTGATCTCCGCGACGTTGATGGACGAAGATCTCGACTGA
- the rdfA gene encoding rod-determining factor RdfA produces the protein MANDTGGCKIDRVARERKLDDLDQRLLERRDAGASLRDLETYHNRQVLEAAVNESDMETLEGEVENLYRLLTDDDVSVGTRVEARSRLERNGIDPDAVTDDFVSYQTVRTHLNDCLDVDTERTTRIDRTNAKNVVFKLLSRTESITMRTIDRLRSSGLLTIGDPEVTLSLRVACTECGEEYTFARLVDRGRCSCREDGRTAVRDDETDA, from the coding sequence ATGGCGAACGACACCGGAGGCTGTAAGATCGATCGGGTTGCCCGAGAGCGGAAACTCGACGACCTCGATCAGCGACTCCTCGAGCGCCGGGACGCGGGAGCCAGTCTCCGCGACCTCGAAACGTATCACAATCGGCAAGTGCTCGAAGCGGCGGTGAACGAATCGGACATGGAGACGCTGGAGGGTGAAGTCGAGAACCTCTACCGCCTGCTTACCGACGATGACGTGAGCGTCGGAACGCGAGTCGAAGCGCGGTCTCGACTCGAACGGAACGGCATCGATCCGGACGCAGTCACGGACGACTTCGTTAGTTACCAGACCGTTCGGACGCATCTCAACGACTGTCTCGACGTCGACACCGAGCGAACCACGCGAATCGATCGGACCAACGCAAAGAACGTCGTCTTCAAATTACTGTCCCGAACCGAGTCGATCACCATGCGAACGATCGATCGACTCCGCTCGAGCGGTCTCCTAACGATCGGCGACCCGGAAGTCACGCTGAGTCTGCGCGTCGCATGTACGGAATGCGGTGAGGAGTACACGTTTGCCCGCCTCGTGGATCGGGGACGCTGTTCGTGCCGAGAGGACGGTCGAACCGCTGTTCGGGACGATGAGACCGACGCGTGA
- a CDS encoding archaea-specific SMC-related protein, whose protein sequence is MFVNSPESESESEFEELHITVQNVGGITDGELTLSPGVTLLSGENASNKSSFLRGLAAVLGGPTPPIKSDADRGRVTLRTDENEYFLELSNENGDPIVTDAERFSDRTDLCELFVALGETNPIRQRLLTDGDLYELLMRPVDTAEIEADIERLKERKDRLDERLVELDRSEDRLPTLRTRATTLREDREEIETALREKREAIDERDAETDGNDVLDDLKEKRSERESVRDRIETQREAIRSLEDELEAVREQRDEPGTAESSRDVDAIESEIEGLHHQKQQLTSTINALSPIVEMNDQLLDDEREIPEEMKSDEIVAELDPASRTITCWTCGSTVEREEIAEQVRVVQEIIREKRQQRETITERIRSLEEEKRQLERQRDDRERLAEKERSIEAEIDRREETLSELRDEKAALDDEIESLQADAETLDERDDELLELHGEVSDLEYERGQLENELTELEREIEELEAELENRDDLEAERESVATRLREQREQIETLERDLVTTFNESMQQVLDVLDYENVERVWIERLAGDGDAPSATDFELHIVRSNESGAAYEDTVDSLSKSEREVIGLVVAFAGYLVHDVASELPVVVIDAVEMLDADRIRGLLDYFEDHTEYVVAAVLPEEARELEETYPTISTATFAARS, encoded by the coding sequence ATGTTTGTAAACAGCCCTGAATCGGAGTCGGAAAGCGAGTTCGAGGAATTACACATCACCGTCCAGAACGTTGGTGGAATTACCGACGGCGAACTGACGCTCTCACCTGGAGTGACGCTGCTCTCGGGGGAGAATGCATCGAACAAGTCGTCGTTCCTTCGCGGACTGGCTGCCGTACTCGGCGGACCCACGCCGCCGATAAAGAGCGACGCAGATCGCGGACGTGTGACACTTCGAACGGACGAGAACGAGTACTTCCTGGAGTTGTCGAACGAAAACGGCGATCCGATCGTCACCGACGCGGAGCGGTTCTCCGATCGGACTGACCTCTGTGAACTGTTCGTTGCACTTGGAGAAACGAATCCGATCAGGCAGCGACTCCTCACGGACGGGGACCTGTACGAACTCCTGATGCGGCCCGTCGATACCGCGGAAATCGAGGCCGATATCGAGCGGCTGAAAGAGCGAAAGGATCGGCTCGACGAGCGACTCGTGGAGTTAGATCGGTCCGAGGACCGACTCCCGACGCTGCGGACGCGAGCGACGACCCTGCGCGAGGACCGCGAGGAGATCGAGACGGCCCTCCGCGAGAAGCGCGAGGCGATCGACGAGCGGGACGCGGAGACCGACGGCAACGACGTCCTCGACGACCTCAAGGAGAAGCGATCGGAGCGCGAGTCCGTTCGCGATCGGATCGAAACGCAACGAGAGGCGATCCGCTCGCTGGAGGACGAGCTCGAGGCTGTCCGCGAGCAGCGCGACGAACCTGGAACGGCGGAGTCGTCGCGGGACGTCGATGCGATCGAGAGCGAAATCGAGGGCCTCCACCATCAGAAACAGCAGTTGACGAGTACGATCAACGCGTTGAGCCCGATCGTCGAGATGAACGACCAGCTGCTGGACGACGAGCGAGAGATCCCCGAGGAGATGAAATCGGACGAGATCGTCGCCGAACTCGATCCCGCGTCGCGGACGATCACCTGTTGGACGTGTGGTTCCACCGTCGAACGGGAAGAGATCGCCGAGCAAGTGCGGGTGGTCCAGGAGATCATCCGAGAAAAGCGACAGCAACGCGAAACGATCACAGAGCGGATACGATCGCTCGAGGAGGAGAAACGCCAGCTCGAACGACAGCGTGACGACCGCGAGCGACTCGCCGAGAAAGAGCGGTCGATCGAAGCCGAGATCGACCGGCGAGAAGAAACGCTGAGCGAGCTACGGGACGAGAAAGCGGCGCTCGATGACGAGATCGAATCGCTTCAAGCGGACGCCGAAACGCTCGACGAACGGGACGACGAACTGCTCGAACTCCATGGCGAGGTGAGCGACCTCGAGTACGAACGCGGGCAGCTCGAGAACGAGTTGACCGAACTCGAACGGGAGATCGAGGAGCTCGAGGCGGAACTCGAGAACCGCGACGATCTCGAGGCGGAGCGCGAGTCGGTCGCGACGCGGCTGCGAGAGCAGCGAGAGCAGATCGAGACGCTCGAGCGCGACCTCGTCACGACGTTCAACGAATCGATGCAGCAGGTCCTCGACGTACTGGACTACGAGAACGTCGAGCGCGTCTGGATCGAACGGCTCGCGGGAGATGGTGACGCACCGTCGGCGACCGACTTCGAGTTGCATATCGTTCGCTCGAACGAGAGCGGCGCCGCGTACGAAGACACGGTCGACAGCCTGAGCAAGAGCGAGCGCGAGGTGATCGGGCTCGTCGTCGCCTTCGCGGGCTATCTCGTTCACGACGTCGCGAGCGAACTACCGGTGGTCGTCATCGACGCCGTCGAAATGCTCGACGCGGACCGGATCCGCGGTCTGCTGGACTACTTCGAGGATCACACCGAGTACGTCGTCGCCGCCGTCCTTCCCGAGGAGGCGAGGGAACTCGAGGAGACGTATCCGACGATATCGACCGCTACCTTCGCTGCCCGTTCGTGA
- the folP gene encoding dihydropteroate synthase translates to MEYHESVDYLESLQRRRPKLGTETTAALLTYLDRPHEDLDCVQIAGSNGKGSTGCMLERILRDAGLDVGLYTSPDLNDLRERIQINGRKIPKQRVREFVAEIDDCIERLREADDTPTYFEVLTALALHHFAAEDVDVAVLEVGIGGRYDATSAVDPVASAVTSVSLEHTDILGDTIEEIARDKAQVAPADAPLVTGASEAALEAIRSETDVITVGSDDADVITREHGLASPIESEVSIAGPKWSLETRLPLVGSHQATNAGVAATLADQVAGVDPESIARGLRDAYWPGRFEVMSTAPLAILDGAHNPGACETLASLVDRYSFDDLHLVFGAMREKDHRGMATALPSPDALYLCEPDVPRAEDTAALASAFDDRAATIDRAGSVLEATERALSAADEDDCVLVTGSLYAVAEARDRWTRLQIPKRTAATEQARNVLTSAAVDAETAESVADETVHRTIKTYLRGPQAERVERAFEAIGGTCVRSDAETAGRRVATVLSGTSSQFRDLLAELTDADRGLAHVAAQLRQTIDDRVDDRADRDRYPWDQTPAVMGILNVTPDSFYDGGEYDRVPDAVRRAREMVAAGADIVDIGGESTRPGAEPVSVAEEIDRVVPVIERIEDLDVPISVDTRKAAVADAALEAGADIVNDVSGLEDPEMRFVAADHDASLVVMHSLETPVDPDRTATYDDVVEDVLHELSETVLLAERAGLDRDQIVVDPGLGFGKDPAESFELAARTDELRALGCPVMVGHSRKSMFDRVGCPSGERLPPTLAVTTMAAERGADIVRVHDVPENVAAVRTVRTADARY, encoded by the coding sequence ATGGAGTATCACGAGTCGGTCGACTACCTCGAGTCGCTACAGCGGCGTCGACCCAAGCTCGGAACGGAAACGACCGCCGCGTTGCTCACGTATCTCGATCGTCCGCACGAGGACCTCGACTGTGTCCAGATCGCCGGATCGAACGGGAAGGGAAGCACCGGATGCATGCTCGAACGGATTCTTCGCGACGCCGGACTCGATGTCGGCCTCTATACGTCGCCTGATCTAAACGATCTGCGCGAACGGATTCAGATCAACGGCCGGAAAATTCCGAAACAGCGGGTCCGGGAATTCGTCGCCGAAATCGACGACTGCATCGAACGGCTCCGCGAGGCGGACGACACGCCGACCTACTTCGAGGTTCTCACAGCGCTTGCGCTCCACCACTTCGCCGCCGAGGACGTCGACGTCGCCGTCCTCGAGGTCGGCATCGGCGGCCGATACGACGCGACGAGCGCCGTCGATCCCGTCGCGAGCGCCGTGACCAGCGTCTCGCTGGAACACACCGACATCCTCGGCGACACGATCGAGGAGATCGCCCGCGACAAGGCGCAGGTCGCGCCAGCTGATGCGCCGCTGGTGACCGGCGCGTCGGAGGCGGCCCTCGAGGCGATCCGTTCGGAGACGGACGTGATTACCGTTGGAAGCGACGATGCGGACGTGATCACCCGCGAGCACGGGCTGGCATCGCCGATCGAGAGCGAGGTTTCGATCGCGGGACCGAAGTGGTCGCTCGAGACGCGGCTGCCGCTCGTGGGCTCCCATCAGGCGACCAACGCCGGTGTCGCGGCGACGCTGGCCGATCAGGTCGCCGGCGTCGATCCGGAATCGATCGCGCGCGGTCTCCGCGACGCCTACTGGCCAGGCCGGTTCGAAGTCATGTCGACGGCGCCGCTCGCGATCCTCGACGGCGCGCACAATCCGGGCGCCTGCGAGACGCTCGCCTCGCTCGTCGACCGATACTCGTTCGACGACCTCCATCTCGTCTTCGGCGCGATGCGGGAGAAAGACCACCGGGGCATGGCGACGGCGTTGCCGTCCCCGGATGCGCTCTACCTCTGTGAACCGGACGTGCCTCGTGCCGAGGATACGGCCGCCCTTGCATCCGCGTTCGACGATCGGGCGGCGACGATCGACCGCGCCGGGTCCGTTCTCGAGGCGACCGAGCGGGCGCTGTCGGCGGCCGACGAAGACGACTGCGTCCTCGTCACCGGCTCGCTATACGCAGTCGCCGAAGCGCGCGACCGGTGGACGCGGCTTCAGATCCCGAAGCGAACGGCCGCGACGGAGCAGGCGCGGAACGTCCTCACAAGCGCGGCCGTCGACGCGGAGACTGCCGAGTCCGTCGCGGACGAGACCGTCCATCGAACGATCAAGACCTATCTGCGCGGTCCGCAGGCCGAGCGCGTCGAACGGGCGTTCGAGGCGATCGGCGGAACGTGCGTCCGTTCGGACGCCGAGACGGCCGGTCGCCGCGTCGCGACGGTCCTCTCCGGGACGTCGTCGCAGTTCCGGGACCTGCTTGCGGAACTGACCGACGCCGACCGCGGACTCGCCCACGTCGCCGCCCAGCTCCGGCAAACGATCGACGATCGCGTCGACGACCGAGCCGATCGCGATCGGTATCCGTGGGATCAAACCCCCGCAGTCATGGGCATCCTGAACGTCACGCCAGACAGTTTCTACGACGGAGGAGAGTACGACCGCGTGCCGGACGCGGTCCGGCGAGCCCGAGAGATGGTCGCCGCCGGCGCGGATATCGTCGATATCGGCGGTGAGAGCACCCGCCCCGGCGCCGAGCCGGTCTCGGTCGCCGAGGAAATCGACCGCGTCGTCCCGGTCATCGAACGCATCGAGGACCTGGACGTCCCGATCTCGGTCGACACGCGGAAAGCCGCGGTCGCCGACGCCGCCCTCGAGGCAGGCGCAGACATCGTCAACGACGTCTCCGGACTCGAGGATCCGGAGATGCGCTTCGTCGCGGCCGACCACGACGCGTCGCTCGTCGTCATGCACAGCCTCGAGACGCCCGTCGATCCCGACCGAACCGCCACCTACGACGACGTCGTCGAAGACGTCCTGCACGAACTCTCGGAGACGGTGTTACTCGCGGAACGCGCGGGACTCGACCGGGATCAGATCGTCGTCGACCCCGGACTCGGCTTCGGAAAGGACCCCGCCGAGAGCTTCGAGTTGGCCGCCAGGACCGACGAGTTGCGCGCGCTGGGGTGTCCGGTCATGGTGGGCCACTCCCGGAAATCGATGTTCGACCGCGTCGGCTGCCCGTCCGGCGAGCGATTACCGCCAACGCTCGCGGTGACGACCATGGCAGCCGAACGCGGCGCCGACATCGTCAGGGTTCACGACGTCCCCGAAAACGTCGCCGCGGTTCGGACGGTCCGCACGGCGGACGCTCGATACTAG